Proteins encoded together in one Urocitellus parryii isolate mUroPar1 chromosome 3, mUroPar1.hap1, whole genome shotgun sequence window:
- the Tspan16 gene encoding tetraspanin-16 isoform X1, whose protein sequence is MAEIHTPYSSLKKTLSLLNGFVTVSGIILIGLGLNVKYGEATLTRVLGLSSVYLFHFGYLCLVIGCITVLLGLAGWYGATKESRSTLFFCFLLMIIILILEITAAAVVLALFRMVREVALEHTFMTLRKNYRGYNEPDDYSEQWNLVMEKLKCCGVNNYTDFSGSSFEMSTGHTYPRGCCVSIGAAACDGHTVSKDVIHQKGCFHKLLKITQTQSFTLSGFSLGAAVIQLPGILATLLLFIKLG, encoded by the exons GTGTCTGGCATCATCCTCATTGGCCTGGGCCTCAATGTCAAGTATGGAGAGGCCACCCTGACGAGGGTGCTTGGATTGTCATCTGTGTACCTCTTTCACTTTGGTTACCTGTGCCTGGTCATAGGCTGCATCACGGTCCTGCTTGGCCTCGCGGGGTGGTATGGAGCTACGAAAGAAAGCAGAAGCACTCTCTTTTTT TGTTTCCTGCTCATGATTATCATCCTCATCCTGGAAATCACGGCGGCTGCGGTGGTCCTCGCTCTCTTCCGCATG GTTCGAGAAGTGGCCTTGGAGCACACCTTCATGACTCTGAGGAAGAATTACAGAGGTTACAACGAGCCAGATGACTATTCTGAACAGTGGAACTTGGTCATGGAGAAG TTAAAGTGCTGTGGGGTGAATAACTACACGGATTTTTCTGGCTCTTCCTTTGAAATGTCAACTGGTCACACCTACCCAAGGGGCTGCTGCGTATCCATAGGAGCTGCAGCCTGTGACGGGCACACAGTGTCCAAAGATGTCATCCACCAGAAG GGCTGTTTCCACAAGCTCCTGAAGATAACCCAGACCCAGAGCTTTACCCTGAGTGGGTTCTCCCTGGGGGCAGCAGTGATACAG TTGCCGGGAATCCTCGCCACCCTGCTGCTCTTCATCAAGCTGGGCTGA
- the Ccdc159 gene encoding coiled-coil domain-containing protein 159 yields MNSDPLLAGLPLDQDYSVPPHSPSHSSSNVCLPAYGKWSSSDKAVDCRSYWTRTTEPETLEPTASEDTVRIIDWKPGWGSGPQPHGAPSISNPDQQEHCNDQDLLKRHQNTAKKPLETSSSKVKAKSTMMIPDSQKLLRCELESLKSQLQAQTKAFEFLNHSVTMLEKESCLQQIKIQQLEEVLSPVGRQGEKEGQKWDTEQGRQELYGALAQGLRGLQKTLRDSEEVQRVRTTRCLQLLAQEIRDSKKFLWEELELVREEVTFIYQKLQAQEEEIAQNLVNIQKMQKTQVKCRKVLTKMKQQGFDPSAWPETEEVPLGGNGCWKDDLQKELSDIWSAVHGLQNSIDGLTMSSGVHPRASSLRGHNGHRCLSPPLPSWDSDSDSDKPQFGKSRSFPHD; encoded by the exons ATGAACAG TGACCCTCTTTTGGCTGGCCTACCCCTGGACCAGGACTACTCTGTACCCCCTCACTCCCCTTCTCATTCATCCTCCAACGTGTGTTTGCCTGCTTATGGGAAGT GGTCTTCTTCAGACAAAGCTGTGGACTGTAGGAGTTATTGGACCAGGACCACAGAACCAGAGACCTTGGAACCTACTGCCTCTGAGGACACAGTGAGGATTATAGATTGGAAACCAGGGTGGGGCTCGGGACCTCAGCCACATGGGGCTCCCTCCATTTCTAACCCAGACCAGCAGGAGCACTGTAATGACCAGGATCTTCTGAAGAGGCATCAAAACACAGCCAAG AAGCCCTTGGAGACCAGCTCTTCCAAAGTCAAAG CTAAGTCCACGATGATGATTCCTGACTCCCAGAAGCTCCTGAGATGTGAACTAGAGTCACTCAAGAGCCAGCTACAGGCTCAGACCAAG GCTTTTGAGTTCCTGAACCACTCTGTGACCATGTTGGAGAAGGAGAGCTGCTTGCAACAAATCAAAATCCAGCAGCTTGAAG AGGTGCTGAGCCCTGTGGGCcgccagggagagaaggaggggcaGAAGTGGGACACAGAGCAGGGCCGGCAGGAGCTCTATGGGGCGCTGGCCCAAGGCCTTCGGGGGCTGCAGAAGACCCTGCGTGACAGTGAGGAAGTGCAGCGGGTCCGCACCACTCGCTGCCTGCAGCTGCTGGCCCAAGAAATCAGGGACAG CAAGAAGTTCCTGtgggaggagctggagctggtACGGGAGGAGGTGACCTTCATCTATCAGAAGCTTC agGCACAGGAGGAGGAGATCGCGCAGAACCTGGTGAACATCCAGAAAATGCAGAAGACACAGGTGAAATGCCGCAAG GTCCTGACCAAGATGAAGCAGCAGGGGTTTGATCCATCTGCCTGGCCAGAGACTGAGGAGGTGCCACTGGGGGGCAATGGCTGCTGGAAGGATGACCTCCAGAAGGAACTGAGTGACATATG GTCTGCTGTTCATGGGCTGCAGAACTCCATTGATGGCCTTACTATGTCTTCGGGGGTCCATCCCCGGGCTTCAAGCCTCAGGG GCCACAATGGGCACCGGTGCCTGAgccctccactcccctcctggGACTCAGATTCAGACTCTGATAAGCCACAATTCGGCAAGAGCCGATCCTTTCCACACG ATTGA
- the Rab3d gene encoding ras-related protein Rab-3D: protein MASAGDPPAGPRDAADQNFDYMFKLLLIGNSSVGKTSFLFRYADDSFTPAFVSTVGIDFKVKTVYRHDKRIKLQIWDTAGQERYRTITTAYYRGAMGFLLMYDISNQESFAAVQDWATQIKTYSWDNAQVILVGNKCDLEDERVVPTEDGQRLADDLGFEFFEASAKENINVKQVFERLVDVICEKMNESLEPSSSPGSNGKGPTVGDTPAPQPSSCSC from the exons ATGGCCTCAGCAGGAGACCCCCCGGCGGGCCCTCGGGACGCTGCAGACCAGAACTTTGACTACATGTTCAAGCTGCTGCTCATCGGCAACAGCAGCGTGGGCAAGACGTCCTTCCTGTTCCGGTATGCCGACGACTCCTTCACGCCCGCCTTCGTCAGCACCGTGGGCATCGACTTCAAGGTCAAGACCGTCTACCGCCACGACAAGAGGATCAAGCTGCAGATTTGG GACACAGCCGGCCAGGAGCGCTACCGCACGATTACCACTGCCTACTACCGCGGCGCCATGGGTTTCCTGCTCATGTATGACATTTCCAACCAGGAGTCCTTTGCTGCCGTGCAGGACTG GGCCACGCAGATCAAGACCTACTCCTGGGACAATGCCCAGGTCATCCTCGTAGGGAACAAGTGTGACTTGGAGGATGAGCGTGTGGTGCCTACTGAGGACGGCCAGAGACTCGCGGATGATCTTG GTTTCGAGTTCTTTGAGGCCAGTGCCAAGGAGAACATCAATGTGAAGCAGGTCTTCGAGCGCCTGGTGGATGTCATCTGTGAGAAGATGAACGAGTCCCTGGAACCCAGCTCCAGCCCAGGCAGCAATGGCAAAGGCCCCACCGTGGGGGacaccccagctccccagcccagCAGCTGCAGCTGTTAG
- the Tmem205 gene encoding transmembrane protein 205, whose product MMEEGGNPGGLIKVVHLLVLSGAWGMQMWVTFASGFLLFRTLPRHTFGLVQSKLFPFYFYISMGCAFINLCILAPQRAWAQLTFWEASQLCLQLLSLTLATINAHWLEPHTTAAMWALQIVEKEQGLGGEVPGSLQGPDPYRQLREKNPKYSALRRNFFHYHGLSSLCNLGCLLSNGFCLAGLALGLRSL is encoded by the exons ATGATGGAGGAAGGCGGGAACCCAGGAGGACTGATCAAGGTGGTCCATCTACTGGTCTTGTCAGGTGCCTGGGGCATGCAAATGTGGGTGACCTTCGCCTCAG GCTTCCTGCTTTTCCGAACCCTTCCCCGACATACCTTCGGCCTCGTGCAGAGCAAACTCTTCCCTTTCTACTTTTACATCTCCATGGGCTGTGCCTTTATCAACCTCTGCATCTTGGCTCCACAGCGTGCCTGGGCTCAGCTTACATTCTGGGAGGCCAGCCAG CTCTGCCTGCAGCTCCTGAGCCTCACCCTGGCTACCATCAATGCCCACTGGCTGGAGCCGCACACTACAGCTGCCATGTGGGCCCTGCAGATTGTGGAGAAGGAGCAGGGCCTAGGCGGGGAGGTGCCCGGCAGCCTCCAGGGCCCCGACCCCTACCGCCAGCTGCGGGAGAAGAACCCCAAGTACAGTGCTCTCCGCCGGAACTTCTTCCACTACCATGGCCTGTCCTCTCTTTGCAATCTGGGCTGTCTCCTGAGCAATGGGTTCTGCCTCGCTGGCCTTGCCCTGGGCCTCAGGAGCCTCTAA